From the Theobroma cacao cultivar B97-61/B2 chromosome 2, Criollo_cocoa_genome_V2, whole genome shotgun sequence genome, one window contains:
- the LOC18610581 gene encoding probable membrane metalloprotease ARASP2, chloroplastic: MLINFSSSCTCPPFSSSSSSYFLGRLSNSKPPYLEFPLRSRTHLFKSLSPSVSYSSSPSSKTKFLYSPATRVDFRSWALPGFDLGSVESVLEAAALLTAIIVVHESGHFLAASLQGIHVSKFAVGFGPILAKFNANNVEYSIRAFPLGGFVGFPDNDPNSDIPDDDENLLKNRPILDRVIVISAGVVANIMFAYAIIFTQVLSVGLPVQEAFSGVLVPEVRAFSAASRDGLLPGDVILAINGIELPKTGPGVVSQVVEIIKQNPKRNVFLKVERGKQDFEIGVTPDENLDGTGKIGVQLSPNVKITKVRPNDIFEAFNYAGKEFWGLSYNVVDSLRQTFMNFSQSASKVSGPVAIIAVGAEVARSTVDGLYEFAALLNLNLAVINLLPLPALDGGSLALILLEAARGGRKLPLELEQLIMSSGIMFVILLGLFLIVRDTLNLEFIKDML; encoded by the coding sequence ATGCTCATtaacttctcttcttcttgtaCTTGTCcgcctttctcttcttcttcttcctcttatTTCCTCGGCAGATTATCCAATTCGAAGCCACCTTACTTGGAGTTCCCCTTAAGATCCAGAACACACCTCTTTAAATCTCTTTCTCCTTCTGTTTCTTACTCTTCTTCCCCCTCAAGCAAGACCAAGTTTTTGTATTCGCCTGCCACAAGGGTTGATTTCAGGTCATGGGCTCTTCCTGGATTTGATCTTGGGAGTGTTGAATCTGTGTTGGAGGCAGCTGCTCTGTTGACTGCCATCATTGTTGTTCATGAGAGCGGTCACTTCCTTGCTGCTTCTCTCCAGGGAATCCATGTAAGTAAATTTGCTGTTGGTTTTGGTCCAATTTTAGCAAAGTTCAATGCCAACAATGTAGAATATTCTATTCGAGCTTTTCCATTAGGTGGATTTGTGGGGTTCCCTGATAATGATCCCAATAGTGATATTCCTGATGACGATGAGAATTTGCTTAAGAACAGACCCATATTAGACAGGGTTATTGTCATTTCAGCTGGTGTTGTCGCCAATATTATGTTTGCCTACGCAATAATATTTACTCAAGTCTTGTCAGTCGGGTTACCAGTGCAGGAGGCATTCTCCGGGGTGCTCGTTCCTGAAGTTAGAGCCTTTTCAGCTGCTTCCCGGGATGGTCTTCTTCCCGGTGATGTTATCCTTGCCATTAATGGTATTGAATTGCCAAAAACTGGGCCTGGTGTAGTTTCTCAAGTTGTGGAGATTATAAAGCAAAATCCCAAAAGAAACGTGTTCCTAAAGGTTGAGAGGGGAAAGCAGGATTTTGAAATAGGGGTCACTCCAGATGAGAATCTTGATGGAACAGGAAAAATTGGAGTTCAGTTATCACCAAATGTAAAGATAACTAAAGTGAGACCAAATGATATCTTTGAGGCCTTCAATTATGCGGGAAAAGAGTTCTGGGGTCTCTCATATAATGTTGTGGATAGCTTGAGGCAGACTTTTATGAATTTCTCACAATCAGCTAGCAAAGTTTCAGGTCCTGTAGCTATTATTGCTGTTGGGGCAGAAGTTGCAAGGTCAACTGTGGATGGGCTTTATGAGTTTGCAGCTCTCCTAAATCTTAATCTTGCGGTGATAAACCTTCTCCCTTTACCTGCTCTGGATGGGGGTTCATTGGCTCTGATACTTTTAGAAGCAGCTAGAGGTGGAAGGAAGCTTCCTCTAGAACTGGAGCAGCTGATTATGTCATCTGGGATCATGTTTGTTATACTCCTTGGGTTGTTTCTTATTGTCAGAGACACACTTAACCTTGAGTTCATTAAAgatatgttatga
- the LOC18610582 gene encoding arogenate dehydratase/prephenate dehydratase 1, chloroplastic: MEHGEELTNSFANKDKKSVSSGPAFHSQQHLQSHESHRSVSSSVQVGKASATHNQGRKFHKDLTSLPKPLTVADLSATPDDSSKVRISFKGTLGSYNEDAALKAYPKCKTVPCDEFEDAFKAVELWLAEKAVLPIENSSGGSIHRNYDLLLRHRLHIVGEVQLPVNFCLLALPGVRIEQLKRVLSHPQALALSDIFLSKLGVARENVDDTASAAQYVASNGLRDAAVVASIRAAQVYGLNVLAEKIQDDPDNITRFLVLARDPIISRTDKPFKTSIVFTLEEGPGILFKALAVFALRDINLTKIESRPQRKRPLRVVDDSNTGAAKYFDYLFYIDFEASMAEPRAQNALGHLQEFATFLRVLGCYPMDTTL; this comes from the exons ATGGAGCACGGTGAAGAGTTGACGAATTCCTTTGCCAACAAAGACAAGAAGAGCGTGTCATCCGGTCCGGCTTTCCATTCCCAACAACATTTGCAGAGTCATGAAA GTCACAGGTCAGTAAGCTCCTCCGTTCAAGTTGGCAAAGCATCTGCTACTCATAACCAAGGAAGGAAATTCCACAAGGATTTGACTTCTCTCCCAA AGCCATTAACTGTTGCTGATTTATCAGCCACTCCTGATGATTCTTCAAAGGTGCGGATATCATTTAAG GGGACACTAGGTTCTTACAATGAGGATGCTGCACTCAAAGCCTACCCTAAATGTAAAACAGTACCCTGTGATGAGTTTGAAGATGCATTTAAG GCAGTTGAATTATGGCTAGCTGAAAAGGCAGTTCTTCCAATTGAGAATTCTTCTGGCGGTAGCATCCATCGCAACTATGATTTACTCCTTCGTCATAGGCTTCATATTGTTGGTGAGGTGCAGCTGCCTGTCAATTTCTGTCTACTAGCTCTGCCAGGGGTCAGAATTGAGCAGTTGAAACGAGTGCTAAGTCATCCCCAG GCACTTGCCCTGAGTGACATTTTCCTGAGTAAGTTGGGTGTAGCCAGGGAAAATGTTGATGATACAGCTAGTGCTGCTCAG TACGTAGCCTCAAATGGCCTGAGGGATGCTGCTGTTGTTGCAAGTATTAGAGCTGCACAAGTCTATGGACTTAATGTACTTGCTGAGAAAATTCAG GATGACCCTGACAATATCACTCGGTTTCTGGTACTTGCTAGGGATCCAATAATTTCAAGGACTGATAAGCCCTTTAAG ACAAGTATTGTATTTACTTTGGAAGAAGGGCCTGGGATATTGTTTAAAGCATTGGCAGTGTTTGCACTGAGAGACATAAATTTGACAAAG ATTGAAAGTCGGCCCCAGAGAAAACGGCCATTAAGAGTAGTTGATGACTCCAACACTGGGGCAGCCAA GTACTTTGATTATCTTTTCTATATTGATTTTGAAGCTTCTATGGCTGAGCCTCGTGCACAAAATGCTTTGGGGCATTTGCAG